In Phreatobacter aquaticus, a single genomic region encodes these proteins:
- a CDS encoding cyclase family protein, whose protein sequence is MARRIVDLSVSLQAGIASDPPGSTPSITYVDHKTSAPQILNFFPGLTQDDLPGGEGWAVELLQVSTHNGTHLDAPYHFHSTTDGGKPAWTIDEMPLDWCLQRGVKLDFRHFPDGYVATAADVEAELKRTGVTLQPLDIVVVNTSAGARYGQPDYVGRGCGMGREATLYLTERGVRITGTDAWSWDAPFTLTAKKYAETHDASLIWEGHRAGMVRAYGHIEKLANLDQLPATGFTISCFPFKIHKASAGFCRAVAIFED, encoded by the coding sequence ATGGCGCGTCGGATCGTCGACCTGTCCGTTTCGCTGCAAGCCGGCATTGCTTCCGACCCGCCGGGTTCAACCCCGTCGATCACCTATGTCGACCACAAGACCTCGGCGCCTCAGATCCTGAACTTCTTCCCGGGCCTGACCCAGGACGACCTGCCGGGTGGCGAGGGCTGGGCTGTCGAGCTTCTGCAGGTGTCCACCCACAACGGCACCCACCTCGATGCGCCCTACCATTTTCATTCGACCACCGATGGCGGCAAGCCGGCCTGGACCATCGACGAGATGCCGCTCGACTGGTGCCTGCAACGGGGCGTGAAACTCGACTTCCGCCACTTCCCCGATGGTTACGTCGCAACCGCCGCCGATGTGGAGGCGGAGCTGAAGCGCACCGGAGTAACGTTGCAGCCGCTTGATATCGTGGTGGTGAATACGTCCGCCGGCGCCCGCTACGGCCAGCCTGACTATGTCGGGCGCGGCTGCGGCATGGGCCGTGAGGCGACGCTCTACCTGACCGAGCGGGGCGTGCGCATCACGGGCACCGATGCCTGGAGCTGGGACGCGCCTTTCACGCTGACCGCGAAGAAATATGCCGAGACCCATGATGCGAGCCTGATCTGGGAAGGCCACCGCGCCGGCATGGTGCGCGCCTATGGCCATATCGAGAAGCTCGCCAATCTCGATCAGCTGCCGGCGACCGGTTTCACGATCTCCTGCTTCCCATTCAAGATCCACAAGGCCTCGGCGGGATTCTGCCGCGCTGTCGCGATCTTCGAGGACTGA
- the yidC gene encoding membrane protein insertase YidC has translation MADNRNYILAIVLSILVLVGWQYFVGMPQVERQREAQRQQQAQQPVAQSQTPPAPGAAPAQPGQPAAPSAPGVVAPTPASAQTREAVLASTPRIAVATPRLKGSINLVGGRVDDLVLATYRDTVQPNSQNVVLFAPEGSPIDTANHRQPFYAEFGFVAGAGQTVALPNSRTQWTQSGTGSLTPSTPVTISWDNGQGLTFRRTFEIDASYMITVKDAVTNGAAAAAVIHPFGLISRHGLPQTAGYYILHEGLIGVFGDKGLQEVGYSAIEKDRTQAFKSLGGWLGITDKYWAAALIPDQTTETDSSFKFFQNGTTKSFQTDYLKPALAIAPGATIETISRLFAGAKEVAVVDGYANTLKVDRFDRLIDWGWFYFITKPLFIVMDWIFLKTGNFGIAILLVTLLVKGLFFPLANKSYASITMMKKVQPEMTAIRDRFADDKMKQQQELMALYKREKINPLAGCWPIVIQIPVFFALYKVLFITIEMRHAPFFGWIHDLSAPDPTSLFNLFGLLPFTVPAFLLIGVWPLIMGVTMWVQMQMNPAPTDPIQQAFFKWMPIMFTFMLASFPAGLVIYWAWNNTLSVLQQALIMRRYGVKLELWDNLRSMFGKGPAKPAS, from the coding sequence ATGGCTGACAACCGCAACTACATTCTCGCGATCGTGCTCTCGATCCTCGTTCTGGTCGGCTGGCAATATTTTGTCGGCATGCCGCAGGTCGAGCGGCAGCGCGAGGCGCAGCGCCAGCAGCAGGCGCAACAGCCGGTCGCCCAGTCGCAGACGCCGCCCGCACCCGGTGCGGCGCCCGCTCAGCCCGGCCAGCCGGCAGCGCCGAGTGCGCCAGGCGTCGTTGCTCCGACACCGGCCAGTGCCCAGACCCGCGAGGCTGTGCTCGCCTCCACGCCGCGTATTGCGGTTGCGACGCCGCGCCTGAAGGGCTCGATCAATCTGGTTGGCGGTCGCGTCGACGACCTCGTGCTCGCGACCTATCGCGACACGGTCCAGCCCAACAGCCAGAACGTCGTGCTGTTCGCGCCGGAAGGTTCGCCGATCGACACCGCCAATCACCGCCAGCCCTTCTACGCCGAGTTTGGCTTCGTGGCCGGCGCCGGCCAGACGGTCGCTCTGCCCAATTCGCGGACGCAGTGGACCCAGTCGGGCACCGGTTCGCTGACGCCCTCGACCCCTGTGACCATCTCCTGGGACAACGGCCAGGGCCTGACCTTCCGCCGTACCTTCGAGATCGACGCGAGCTACATGATCACCGTCAAGGATGCGGTGACTAATGGGGCCGCGGCTGCGGCGGTGATCCATCCCTTCGGCCTGATTTCACGCCATGGCCTGCCGCAGACGGCCGGCTATTACATCCTCCACGAGGGCCTGATCGGCGTCTTCGGCGACAAGGGCCTGCAGGAAGTCGGCTATTCGGCAATCGAGAAGGACCGCACCCAAGCCTTCAAGTCGCTCGGCGGCTGGCTCGGCATCACCGACAAGTACTGGGCTGCGGCGCTCATTCCCGATCAGACGACCGAGACGGATTCGAGCTTCAAGTTCTTCCAGAACGGCACGACCAAGAGCTTCCAGACCGACTACCTCAAGCCTGCTCTGGCGATTGCGCCCGGCGCGACGATCGAGACCATCTCGCGCCTGTTCGCCGGCGCCAAGGAAGTGGCCGTTGTCGACGGCTATGCCAACACGCTGAAGGTCGACCGGTTCGACCGGCTGATCGACTGGGGCTGGTTCTATTTCATCACCAAGCCGCTGTTCATCGTGATGGACTGGATCTTCCTGAAGACCGGCAATTTCGGCATCGCCATCCTGCTCGTCACCCTGCTGGTGAAGGGCCTGTTCTTCCCGCTCGCCAACAAGAGCTACGCCTCCATCACGATGATGAAAAAGGTGCAGCCGGAAATGACGGCGATTCGCGACCGCTTCGCCGACGACAAGATGAAGCAGCAGCAGGAACTGATGGCGCTCTACAAGCGCGAGAAGATTAACCCGCTCGCAGGCTGTTGGCCGATCGTCATCCAGATTCCGGTGTTCTTCGCGCTCTACAAGGTGCTGTTCATCACCATCGAAATGCGGCACGCGCCGTTCTTCGGCTGGATTCACGATCTCTCGGCACCGGATCCGACCTCGCTGTTCAATCTCTTCGGCCTTCTGCCCTTCACCGTGCCCGCCTTCCTGCTGATCGGCGTCTGGCCGCTCATCATGGGCGTCACGATGTGGGTCCAGATGCAGATGAACCCGGCGCCGACCGATCCGATCCAGCAGGCATTCTTCAAGTGGATGCCGATCATGTTCACTTTCATGCTGGCATCGTTCCCGGCCGGTCTCGTCATCTACTGGGCCTGGAACAACACGCTGTCGGTGCTGCAGCAGGCGCTGATCATGCGGCGCTACGGTGTGAAGCTGGAACTGTGGGACAATCTGCGATCGATGTTCGGCAAGGGTCCGGCCAAGCCGGCCAGCTGA
- a CDS encoding ABC transporter permease has translation MKRQNPLVLLGSIGVVFAILFLWWLAAVTGTVSRAFVPNPFDAWAALVRGFQRGDLAAQTMGTVGRMLQGWLLAGLIGVVLGAAIGLSKTARDYLQPTLEFLRPLPASAIIPVAIALFGLSPAMALSVVAFGSLWPTLLGTIHGFAEVEPRLKEVARCLQMPGHAFAWKIGLPNAMPDILAGMRLSMTVALILAIICEMLASQSGLGTAILLAARSFQSADLFAGIALLGLIGLVSNLALRAVEIRTLRWQSQH, from the coding sequence ATGAAGCGGCAGAACCCCCTCGTCCTGTTGGGCTCGATCGGCGTCGTCTTCGCCATCCTGTTCCTCTGGTGGCTCGCCGCCGTCACCGGCACGGTGTCGCGCGCCTTCGTTCCCAATCCCTTCGATGCCTGGGCAGCGCTGGTGCGCGGCTTCCAGCGCGGCGACCTTGCCGCGCAGACCATGGGCACCGTTGGACGCATGCTGCAGGGCTGGCTGCTCGCGGGCCTGATCGGTGTTGTGCTCGGGGCCGCCATCGGTCTGTCGAAGACGGCCCGCGACTATCTTCAGCCGACGCTGGAATTCCTGCGGCCGCTGCCGGCTTCCGCGATCATCCCGGTGGCGATCGCGCTGTTTGGCCTGTCGCCCGCCATGGCGCTGTCGGTCGTCGCCTTCGGGTCGCTCTGGCCGACGCTGCTCGGCACCATCCATGGCTTCGCCGAGGTCGAACCGCGGCTGAAGGAAGTGGCGCGCTGCCTGCAGATGCCCGGGCATGCCTTCGCCTGGAAGATCGGGCTGCCCAATGCCATGCCGGACATTCTCGCGGGCATGCGGCTGTCCATGACGGTGGCGCTGATCCTCGCGATCATCTGCGAGATGCTGGCGTCGCAATCGGGGCTTGGCACGGCGATCCTGCTCGCGGCCCGCTCATTCCAGTCGGCGGATCTGTTCGCCGGCATTGCCCTGCTCGGGCTGATCGGGCTCGTTTCCAATCTGGCGCTGCGAGCGGTCGAGATCCGCACGCTGCGCTGGCAATCACAACATTGA
- a CDS encoding ABC transporter permease has product MRLAKALALPTVFVLAAELWFRGPGSDSESLAAPSAVMVALVQALGDGTLALATWQTLFAALCGMAIGVGLGLILGFMIGLSRTAIALSMPTIELFRPIPSPALIPLVMLIYGFGYRFEVAIVAFATFWPSLILAQAAAGQVEPRLLEVSKVLGLSTRQRLWKIVLPAAMPRIFVALRLAAGIALVVAVTVEIAANPQGLGYMLMIAQQTLRPELMLAALLWVGLIGWGVNAGLNALQSRLFRHQRVLVEARP; this is encoded by the coding sequence ATGCGGCTCGCCAAGGCGCTCGCACTCCCGACAGTCTTCGTGCTGGCCGCAGAACTCTGGTTCCGCGGACCGGGGTCGGATTCCGAGAGCCTCGCCGCCCCCTCCGCAGTCATGGTCGCGCTGGTTCAGGCACTCGGCGACGGGACGCTGGCGCTCGCCACCTGGCAGACGCTGTTTGCCGCGCTCTGCGGCATGGCGATAGGCGTGGGTCTCGGCCTCATTCTCGGCTTCATGATCGGTCTGTCGCGGACCGCGATTGCGCTCTCCATGCCAACGATCGAGCTGTTCCGACCGATCCCCTCGCCGGCTCTCATCCCGTTGGTCATGCTGATCTATGGATTCGGCTACCGGTTCGAGGTGGCGATCGTCGCCTTCGCCACGTTCTGGCCGAGCCTGATCCTGGCGCAAGCCGCCGCCGGTCAGGTCGAGCCCAGGCTGCTGGAGGTCTCGAAGGTGCTTGGGCTCTCGACCCGCCAGCGTCTGTGGAAGATCGTGCTGCCCGCCGCCATGCCCCGCATCTTCGTGGCACTCCGGCTCGCTGCAGGCATCGCGCTGGTGGTGGCGGTGACGGTGGAGATCGCCGCCAATCCGCAAGGGCTCGGCTATATGCTGATGATCGCCCAGCAGACACTGCGGCCGGAACTCATGTTGGCGGCGCTTCTCTGGGTCGGACTGATCGGCTGGGGCGTCAATGCCGGGCTCAATGCCTTGCAATCGCGGCTGTTCCGGCACCAGCGCGTGCTCGTGGAGGCTCGGCCATGA
- the yihA gene encoding ribosome biogenesis GTP-binding protein YihA/YsxC, which translates to MFARPWGFWRGTPNMAHLPPITGVEIAFAGRSNVGKSSLINALVGQNSLARTSNTPGRTQELNFFHVPPVDGEPTDLVIVDMPGYGFAAAPEAKVREWQKLIRDYLRGRQSLARVYVLVDARHGIKPVDTEVFDELGQSGISYQVVLTKADQITDAALTKLIATTLDQLKKRAAAFPEIIATSSRKGQGMPELRSAIARVVAERP; encoded by the coding sequence ATGTTCGCCAGACCCTGGGGGTTCTGGCGCGGCACGCCGAATATGGCGCATCTCCCGCCGATCACAGGTGTGGAGATCGCCTTTGCCGGGCGGTCGAATGTCGGCAAGTCGAGCCTGATCAATGCGCTGGTGGGGCAGAACAGCCTTGCCCGCACGTCCAACACGCCCGGCCGCACCCAGGAACTCAACTTCTTCCACGTGCCGCCGGTGGATGGCGAGCCGACCGATCTCGTGATTGTCGACATGCCGGGCTACGGCTTTGCGGCGGCTCCCGAAGCCAAGGTCAGGGAATGGCAGAAGCTCATCCGCGACTATCTGCGCGGACGCCAGAGCCTTGCCCGCGTCTATGTGCTGGTTGATGCCCGCCACGGCATCAAGCCCGTCGACACCGAAGTGTTCGACGAACTCGGTCAGTCTGGAATTTCCTATCAGGTCGTGCTCACCAAGGCCGATCAGATCACCGATGCGGCGTTGACCAAGCTGATCGCCACGACGCTGGACCAGCTGAAGAAGCGCGCGGCAGCCTTTCCCGAGATCATCGCGACGTCCAGCCGCAAGGGCCAGGGCATGCCGGAACTGCGGTCGGCAATCGCGCGGGTGGTTGCCGAGCGCCCCTGA
- a CDS encoding SMP-30/gluconolactonase/LRE family protein, which translates to MPANPIDGFTVDRTQIGYVGEGLQRPECILAERDGSLWAADARGGVVHIKPDGSQQLITQSHPGAFASAADDATRFTKGTLPNGLAFDRYGDIVISNFGTDRLEIMERATGRTTVLADTLDGQPIGKVNFVLRDSKDRLWLTISTRIVNWMEAVSPHIRDGYIAVYDQGKLRVVAEGLAFTNEIRFDAKEEWLYAVETSGPKITRFRAAPDGTLSDRQTFGPENHGAPIDGIAFDAHGNLWGTHVMMDRIFAITPEGELRIILDDHDPWSSRQLMDAFWKGKATADLMLACGGRIAPWFASVTFGGPDLKTVYIGSLRGTRIPFFRSPVAGLPMVHWNER; encoded by the coding sequence ATGCCCGCAAACCCCATCGATGGCTTCACGGTCGACCGGACCCAGATCGGCTATGTCGGCGAGGGCCTGCAGCGGCCCGAATGCATCCTGGCCGAACGCGACGGCTCGCTCTGGGCGGCGGATGCGCGGGGCGGGGTCGTTCATATCAAGCCCGACGGCTCGCAGCAGCTGATCACCCAGAGCCATCCCGGCGCCTTTGCCAGCGCAGCCGACGACGCGACCCGCTTCACCAAGGGGACCTTGCCGAACGGCCTCGCCTTCGACCGCTACGGCGACATCGTCATCTCCAATTTCGGCACCGACCGGCTGGAGATCATGGAGCGCGCGACCGGCCGTACCACCGTGCTCGCCGACACGCTGGACGGCCAGCCGATCGGCAAGGTCAATTTCGTCCTGCGTGACAGCAAGGATCGGCTCTGGCTGACCATCTCGACACGGATCGTCAACTGGATGGAGGCGGTGTCACCGCATATCCGCGACGGCTATATCGCGGTCTATGACCAGGGCAAGCTGCGGGTTGTGGCCGAGGGCCTCGCCTTCACCAACGAGATCCGCTTCGACGCCAAGGAAGAATGGCTCTACGCGGTCGAGACCTCGGGGCCAAAGATCACCCGCTTCCGCGCGGCGCCGGATGGCACGCTCAGCGACCGGCAGACCTTCGGACCGGAGAACCATGGAGCGCCGATCGACGGCATCGCCTTCGACGCTCACGGCAACCTCTGGGGCACCCATGTGATGATGGATCGCATCTTTGCGATCACGCCAGAGGGAGAGCTCCGGATCATCCTCGACGACCACGACCCCTGGTCCAGCCGGCAGTTGATGGACGCGTTCTGGAAGGGCAAGGCGACCGCCGACCTGATGCTCGCCTGCGGCGGGCGTATCGCGCCCTGGTTTGCCTCCGTCACCTTTGGCGGGCCCGACCTCAAGACCGTCTATATCGGCTCGCTGCGCGGCACCCGTATCCCCTTCTTCCGTTCGCCGGTCGCGGGACTGCCGATGGTGCATTGGAACGAGCGCTAG
- a CDS encoding thioredoxin family protein, whose amino-acid sequence MIHRRTFIALTAVTCSAAYAAAWAAGPIAFTPSAFQAAKASGQPILIEVTAPWCPTCRAQKPILSELTAQPRFAAMRVLTVDFDSQKDVLRSLNVQMQSTLIVFKGDREVGRSSGDTNRASIEALLAKTL is encoded by the coding sequence ATGATCCACCGCAGAACCTTCATCGCCCTCACTGCCGTGACCTGCTCTGCAGCCTATGCGGCGGCCTGGGCTGCCGGCCCCATTGCCTTTACCCCCTCGGCATTCCAGGCGGCGAAGGCCAGCGGCCAGCCGATCCTGATCGAGGTCACGGCGCCGTGGTGCCCGACCTGCCGGGCACAGAAGCCCATTCTCTCCGAACTGACGGCCCAGCCGCGCTTTGCGGCCATGCGTGTCCTGACGGTCGATTTCGATAGCCAGAAGGACGTGCTCCGCTCGCTCAACGTGCAGATGCAGAGCACGCTGATCGTCTTCAAGGGCGACCGCGAGGTCGGCCGGTCGTCGGGTGACACGAACCGTGCATCCATCGAGGCACTGCTGGCCAAGACTCTCTGA
- the polA gene encoding DNA polymerase I has protein sequence MHADHHRPVQKGDRVFLVDASSFVFRAYFQSMNQDRKYNARSDGLPTGAVRLFATKVLQFVEDGALGVKPTHLAMILDKSENSFRKALYPLYKAQRPPPPEDLVPQFPLMRDAIRAFGLHAIEQDTYEADDLIATYAEQACERGADVLIISADKDLMQLVRPCVAFYDPESGIKGKPGYRPERLLVHGDSFERWNVPKEKLGDVSEYWEGMGPDRIVEIQSLEGDTSDNVPGAPGIGRKTAVQLLTEYGDLDTLLARAGEIKQPKRRETLTNPEVLEKIRISRKLVELVRDVPLEVPLDDTGLEKPDGTQLVAFLKAMEFTTITKKVAELYGVDAAKIEPDPRLASTRGVPAKAAPGSGSDLFGGGQASGATDATAPEAGGATPQAIAAAAAHMGLTAKVDRSGYQCITSPAELDQFIAAAREAGVVALDTETTSLDAMSAELVGFSLSYAPGKACYVPLAHRAGEAGLFDSGLVPDQMPARAALDRLKALAEDPGVLKIGQNLKYDMLILARHGMTIAPYDDTMLLSYALDAGRGSHGMDALSERLLGHEPISFDSVTGTGKGRITFDRVPLDKATAYAAEDADVTLRLWNVLKPRLPAEGKTTVYETLERPLVSVLARMERYGILVDRQVLSRLSGDFAQVAARVEAEIQELAGEPLNPGSPKQLGDILFGKMGLPGGTKTKTGAWSTAAGVLEDLAEQGHDLPRKIIDWRTVSKLKSTYTDALPNYMNKETGRVHTSFSLAATTTGRLSSSEPNIQNIPVRTEEGRKIRTAFIAPPGRKLVSADYSQIELRILAHIADIPQLRQAFADGIDIHAMTASEMFGVPVAGMDPLVRRRAKAINFGIIYGISAFGLANQLGIAREEAGAYIKRYFERFPGIRDYMDATKAFCRENGYVETIFGRRCHYPAIKSGNPSERAFVERQAINAPIQGSAADIIRRAMIRMEAALAGSKLDALMLLQVHDELVFEVPDDQVDRTLPVIRRVMEEATQPVLNLKVPLAVDARAAVNWDEAH, from the coding sequence ATGCACGCCGATCATCACCGTCCCGTCCAGAAGGGCGACCGCGTCTTCCTCGTCGACGCTTCGTCCTTCGTGTTCCGCGCCTATTTCCAGTCGATGAACCAGGACCGGAAGTACAATGCGCGCTCTGACGGCCTGCCGACGGGCGCCGTTCGCCTGTTTGCGACCAAGGTGCTGCAATTCGTCGAGGACGGCGCGCTCGGCGTGAAGCCGACCCATCTCGCCATGATCCTCGACAAGAGCGAGAACTCGTTCCGCAAGGCGCTCTATCCGCTCTACAAGGCCCAGCGCCCGCCGCCGCCGGAAGATCTCGTGCCGCAATTTCCGCTGATGCGCGACGCCATCCGCGCCTTCGGCCTGCACGCGATCGAGCAGGACACCTACGAGGCCGACGACCTGATCGCGACCTATGCGGAACAGGCCTGCGAGCGCGGCGCCGATGTGCTCATCATCTCGGCCGACAAGGACCTGATGCAGCTGGTCCGGCCCTGCGTCGCATTCTACGATCCCGAAAGCGGCATCAAGGGCAAGCCTGGCTATCGGCCCGAGCGACTGCTGGTCCATGGCGACAGCTTCGAGCGCTGGAACGTACCGAAGGAAAAGCTCGGCGATGTCAGTGAATATTGGGAGGGGATGGGACCGGACCGGATCGTCGAGATCCAGTCGCTGGAAGGCGACACCTCCGACAACGTGCCGGGCGCACCGGGAATCGGCCGCAAGACGGCCGTCCAGTTGCTGACAGAATATGGCGATCTCGACACGCTGCTCGCCCGTGCCGGCGAGATCAAGCAGCCCAAGCGCCGGGAGACGCTGACCAATCCGGAGGTGCTTGAGAAGATCCGGATCTCGCGCAAGTTGGTCGAACTGGTGCGCGACGTACCGCTGGAAGTGCCGCTGGACGATACCGGGCTCGAAAAGCCGGACGGAACGCAGCTGGTCGCGTTCCTGAAGGCGATGGAATTCACCACCATCACCAAGAAGGTGGCGGAACTCTACGGCGTCGATGCCGCCAAGATCGAACCTGACCCGCGGCTGGCATCAACCCGTGGCGTACCGGCCAAGGCTGCACCAGGCAGCGGCTCCGACCTGTTCGGCGGCGGCCAGGCATCCGGTGCGACAGACGCCACGGCTCCCGAGGCCGGAGGCGCCACGCCGCAGGCCATTGCAGCGGCTGCTGCCCATATGGGTCTCACCGCCAAGGTCGACCGCTCGGGTTACCAGTGCATCACCAGCCCGGCAGAGCTCGACCAGTTCATCGCAGCCGCTCGGGAGGCCGGGGTCGTCGCGCTCGACACGGAGACCACGTCCCTCGATGCCATGTCAGCGGAACTTGTCGGCTTTTCCCTGAGCTATGCCCCCGGCAAGGCCTGCTACGTGCCGCTTGCCCATCGGGCTGGCGAGGCCGGCCTGTTCGATTCAGGGCTCGTGCCGGACCAGATGCCGGCTCGTGCCGCGCTCGACCGGCTGAAGGCGCTCGCCGAGGACCCGGGGGTCCTCAAGATCGGGCAGAACCTCAAATACGACATGCTGATCCTCGCGCGGCATGGGATGACCATCGCGCCTTATGACGACACCATGCTGCTCTCCTACGCCCTGGACGCCGGGCGCGGCAGCCATGGCATGGATGCCCTGTCGGAACGGCTGCTCGGCCACGAGCCGATCTCGTTCGACAGCGTGACCGGGACCGGCAAGGGCCGCATCACCTTCGACCGTGTGCCCCTCGACAAGGCAACCGCCTATGCCGCCGAGGATGCCGATGTCACGCTACGGCTCTGGAACGTGCTCAAGCCTCGGCTGCCGGCCGAGGGCAAGACCACAGTCTATGAAACGCTGGAACGTCCGCTGGTCAGCGTACTCGCCCGCATGGAGCGCTATGGCATTCTGGTCGACCGGCAGGTGCTGTCGCGGCTGTCCGGCGACTTCGCTCAAGTAGCGGCACGCGTGGAGGCAGAGATCCAGGAGCTGGCGGGTGAACCGCTCAATCCGGGTTCACCCAAGCAGCTCGGCGATATCCTGTTCGGCAAGATGGGCCTGCCGGGCGGCACCAAGACCAAGACCGGCGCCTGGTCGACGGCCGCCGGCGTGCTGGAGGATCTCGCCGAGCAGGGCCACGACCTGCCACGCAAGATCATCGACTGGCGCACCGTCTCCAAGCTCAAGTCGACCTATACCGACGCGCTGCCGAACTACATGAACAAGGAGACCGGACGGGTCCACACGTCCTTCTCGCTCGCGGCGACCACCACAGGCCGCCTGTCCTCGTCCGAACCCAACATCCAGAACATCCCGGTGCGCACCGAGGAAGGCCGGAAGATCCGGACCGCCTTCATCGCCCCCCCGGGGCGGAAGCTGGTGTCCGCCGATTACAGCCAGATCGAGCTGCGCATCCTCGCCCATATCGCCGATATCCCGCAGCTCAGGCAGGCGTTCGCCGACGGCATCGATATCCATGCGATGACCGCCTCCGAAATGTTCGGCGTACCCGTCGCCGGCATGGATCCGCTCGTACGCCGACGCGCCAAGGCGATCAATTTCGGCATCATCTACGGCATTTCCGCCTTCGGCCTCGCCAACCAGCTGGGCATCGCGCGGGAGGAGGCCGGCGCCTATATCAAGCGCTATTTCGAGCGGTTCCCCGGCATCCGCGACTATATGGACGCGACCAAGGCGTTCTGCCGCGAGAACGGCTATGTCGAAACGATCTTCGGGCGGCGCTGCCATTACCCCGCAATCAAGTCCGGCAATCCTTCGGAACGGGCCTTCGTGGAGCGCCAGGCGATCAATGCTCCGATCCAGGGGTCGGCGGCTGATATCATCCGCCGCGCCATGATCCGCATGGAAGCCGCGCTCGCCGGCTCGAAGCTCGACGCGCTGATGCTGCTGCAGGTGCATGACGAACTGGTGTTCGAAGTGCCTGACGATCAGGTGGACCGAACTCTGCCGGTTATCCGCCGGGTGATGGAAGAGGCGACGCAGCCCGTCTTGAACCTGAAGGTGCCGCTTGCGGTCGATGCGCGCGCGGCCGTCAACTGGGACGAGGCGCACTAG
- a CDS encoding cytochrome c biogenesis CcdA family protein: MIATIGLAFLAGVLSILSPCVLPLLPVVLGAAVSEHRLGPIALAGGLALSFTVIGLFVAVFGFAIGLDAGFFRYVAAVLLIGVGVTLMIPAAQIRFATAAGPLSNWTEQRFGGRSTNGLSGQFAVGLLLGAVWSPCVGPTLGAASLLAARGEALGSVALTMLAFGIGAGLPLALLGLLSRERLLRLRDRMLSVGKTAKVALGGVLALVGVLIISGLDKRIETWLTNIAPDALISLTTRF, translated from the coding sequence ATGATCGCAACCATCGGCCTGGCATTTCTCGCAGGTGTTCTGTCCATCCTCTCGCCTTGCGTCCTGCCTCTGCTTCCCGTCGTGCTGGGAGCGGCGGTCTCGGAGCATAGGCTGGGGCCGATTGCCCTGGCCGGTGGTCTCGCCTTGTCGTTCACCGTCATTGGATTGTTCGTGGCCGTCTTTGGGTTCGCGATCGGCCTCGATGCAGGTTTCTTCCGGTATGTTGCGGCGGTGCTGCTGATCGGCGTGGGTGTCACCCTGATGATCCCCGCCGCTCAGATCCGCTTTGCTACCGCTGCCGGCCCGCTGTCCAATTGGACGGAGCAGCGGTTCGGCGGACGCTCGACCAACGGCCTCTCCGGCCAGTTCGCCGTTGGCCTGCTCCTCGGAGCGGTCTGGAGCCCCTGTGTCGGGCCGACGCTTGGTGCGGCGTCCCTGCTTGCGGCGAGGGGGGAAGCGCTGGGCTCCGTGGCGCTGACGATGCTCGCCTTCGGCATCGGTGCCGGATTGCCCCTGGCGCTTCTGGGGCTCCTGTCGAGAGAGCGCCTGCTGCGCCTGCGCGACCGCATGCTCAGTGTCGGCAAGACCGCCAAGGTTGCGCTTGGCGGTGTGTTGGCTCTGGTCGGTGTCCTGATCATCAGCGGCCTCGACAAGCGCATCGAGACCTGGCTCACCAACATCGCGCCAGACGCACTCATATCGCTGACAACGCGCTTCTAG
- the rnpA gene encoding ribonuclease P protein component, translating to MTCQSPPLRLVRRADFIACSRGRRVNSAAFVLQERRRDDSGAPRFGFTVTKKTGGAVERNRMRRRLREAVRLGAADAARPGSDYVLVLNRAALDRPFETLIVDLTDAIRRAAKAQERSVARSSS from the coding sequence ATGACTTGCCAGTCACCGCCCCTCCGTCTCGTGCGCCGCGCCGATTTCATCGCCTGTTCCAGGGGCCGCCGCGTGAACTCGGCGGCCTTCGTGTTGCAGGAACGCCGGCGCGACGATAGCGGCGCGCCCCGTTTCGGCTTCACAGTGACCAAGAAGACCGGCGGCGCCGTCGAGCGCAACCGCATGCGGCGCCGGCTGAGGGAAGCCGTGCGTCTCGGTGCCGCAGATGCGGCCCGTCCTGGCTCCGATTATGTGCTTGTCCTCAACCGGGCAGCGCTCGATCGGCCCTTCGAGACCCTGATCGTCGACTTGACGGACGCAATTCGCCGCGCCGCCAAAGCCCAGGAGCGCTCGGTCGCGCGCTCCTCGTCCTGA